A stretch of Physeter macrocephalus isolate SW-GA chromosome 8, ASM283717v5, whole genome shotgun sequence DNA encodes these proteins:
- the KGD4 gene encoding alpha-ketoglutarate dehydrogenase component 4, whose translation MMGSKMASASRVVQVVKPHTPLIRFPDRRDNPKPSVSEVLRSTGLPSHASSISQHSKGSKSPDWLMHQGPPDTAEIIKTLPQKYRRKLVSQEEIEFIQRGGPE comes from the exons ATGATGGGCAGCAAGATGGCGTCTGCCAGCAGGGTCGTTCAG gtAGTCAAGCCACATACTCCATTAATAAGGTTCCCTGACAGAAGAGACAATCCTAAACCCAGTG tgtcaGAAGTTCTGAGATCAACAGGACTACCATCTCACGCTTCTTCAATTTCACAGCATTCTAAGGGAAGTAAATCGCCAGACTGGCTGATGCATCAGGGTCCACCAGACACTGCAGAGATAATAAAAACTTTACCTCAGAAGTACAGAAGGAAACTTGTATCTCAAGAAGAAATTGAATTTATCCAA